The nucleotide sequence CCCAGTGCAGGAGGCGGTGAATGGCCCAACGGGTGTACACTGGTTCCATATCGCGCAGAATCTGCTTGAACAACTCGTACTCAGACCCATTGCTCACCCCGAAATACAATTGCCCGGCCCTCGGAAACAGCTTAAGCACCTGAGGCGGCACCAACCGGTACACACCCGTAGCCCGAATCAGGCGCAGCAGTGGCGGCAGGCAACTGGCATCCGGAATACTGGAAACAAGCACCGTCCGGAGCCGGGGCCGAATGCGGTTGATTTCCAGCCCCACCACGCCCCCAAACGACACGCCCACTAACAGCCCGGTTTGTTCGAGCGGAATGCTTGCGGCCATACGCGCCGCGTAGTGCGGCAACGACTCATCCGGCTCCGGCGTCAGCCAGAATAAAATCTGCGTTTCGTCGTGCAGCAGGGGCCGCAGATTCAGAAACACCCGCTCGTCGGCCCCCAAACCCGGAATGAGGTAGATCATATGGCTCAGGTGGTGAACTAGTGAAATGGTGAGATGATGCATTTGACGATGTAGCGGCGCGAATGGAGCAGTGGGGGTATGGTACCCCTGCCGTTGAACGGCCTATCTGTACGGAAGTCAGCAACAATAAGGGGAGCGTGATGCCCTCCGGGCAATTCGTGGCACCGCTTCCTTATGGTGCAAGTCGAACATCAAACTCACCATTTCACTAGTTCACCATCTCACGGCTCCACTCGCAGAAAGACGCCTTCCAGGTAGAAGATGTTGTGAGGGGCGCCGGGCGCATATTCATCTTCTTCGGCTTCTTTCTCGGCATCGAGGCCGATGTGGAAGGTTTCGCTCTCGTCTTCCTCATCGTCCAGAACATCGTCGGCGGGGTAGGTGCAGGAGAGCTTGAGCGCCACGTTGGGTAGCTGCACGGGCGGCCGCTCCTCGGTGGTGTACTCCAGCAGGCACGGCCACTCCGTGACGGTGGCCAGCGCTTCGGCCACTTCTTCCTGCAAGGCCGCTGCCCGGGTGTCGGCGAGGCGCAGCAGCAGATCTAAGCTCTGAAACTGCAGGCCCAGATGGAAAAAGTGCGGCTCCTGGTCGAAGAACGTAGTAGCCCAAATGGTCACGTCGTCGGAATTATCGAACACAATGGCCGTGAGTTGGACCTGCTCGATGAAAAAATCGGTGTCGTCGGCCAGGGCATCAATCAATCTTCTCATATCACGAGTTTCAACAGAGTAGGAGCCAACGCCGATGATTCGGCAATCAGCAAACGGCCCGCGGAACAGCAGCAAAACCGCCGCGCCCCGCAAGCCCGATAGGAAAGGAAATTTAACGGATTTAAATCAGC is from Hymenobacter tibetensis and encodes:
- a CDS encoding alpha/beta fold hydrolase, which produces MIYLIPGLGADERVFLNLRPLLHDETQILFWLTPEPDESLPHYAARMAASIPLEQTGLLVGVSFGGVVGLEINRIRPRLRTVLVSSIPDASCLPPLLRLIRATGVYRLVPPQVLKLFPRAGQLYFGVSNGSEYELFKQILRDMEPVYTRWAIHRLLHWDSTHVGRSTQILGTHDRVFPPGPTPVDYLIRGGGHFMAYSHAQQISEILNKLAADAAAEEAA